From Mya arenaria isolate MELC-2E11 chromosome 1, ASM2691426v1, a single genomic window includes:
- the LOC128231826 gene encoding uncharacterized protein LOC128231826 — MDMINSTNPEFYRAIHQIIGCIAFYKAEHSGFAGGTISSALGVIWLDPRAIREQSVANYAKLIVNEFIHSSLFLADMVHGTYIDRSLLSQAKVYSPVREELRDFDKTFHASYVTTGVTIFQSRAGNLEKAKRYAGALRAAVDGLITIQNEAGVLTVSGEAMLQSMNDVLTLIRIK, encoded by the exons ATGGATATGATCAATTCTACAAATCCAGAGTTTTACCGCGCTATCCACCAAATTATTGGTTGCATAGCTTTCTACAAGGCAGAACACAGCGGATTTGCTGGAGGTACAATCAGTTCAGCTCTTGGGGTAATCTGGCTGGATCCTAGAGCCATCAGAGAGCAGTCTGTGGCCAACTATGCTAAATTGATAGTAAACGAGTTTATCCATTCGTCCCTTTTCCTTGCTGACATGGTACACGGGACCTACATCGACCGTAGTTTGCTCTCTCAGGCTAAGGTCTACTCGCCTGTACGCGAGGAATTAAGGGACTTCGATAAAACGTTCCATGCTTCGTATGTCACGACGG GTGTTACTATATTCCAATCGCGAGCAGGAAATTTAGAAAAGGCGAAGAGATACGCGGGAGCTTTGCGTGCCGCTGTAGACGGTTTGATTACAATTCAGAACGAGGCTGGTGTTCTGACCGTGTCCGGAGAGGCAATGTTACAATCCATGAACGATGTGCTGACTTTGATCAGAATAAAATAG